CATAGTTTTTTCAGGCAGACCAAGAGGAAATCCTAACTATCCGTTAGTTGGCATTTTAGGACAACGCAAAAAAGACAGACCAAACACAATTGGACTTTGTACAGTTGAATTACTCGAACATAACGGACGGACGATTAAAGTGAAATATCTTGACGCAATTGACGGAACACCAATATTGGACATTAAACCAGTATTTAAAGAGTTTCAACCTAAAACAGAAATTAAACAACCTATTTGGGTTGCGGACTTAATGAAAAATTATTGGAAATAAAAGAATGAAAACAACGAACCGCTAACATGGGTTTGGCAAAAGTGGGGCTTGACGAACAAAGGCTCAACTTCAGTTTTTCAATGTCTCGTCCTGAAATAGGTTGACTAAAAATCAACCAAATCATGGATTTAAAAGAACAGATCATTGCGGAGTATTTAACGCAAGGCTGCGGCTTCAGGAAGCTGGCAGCAAAGTATGGCATCA
This genomic stretch from Panacibacter microcysteis harbors:
- the tsaA gene encoding tRNA (N6-threonylcarbamoyladenosine(37)-N6)-methyltransferase TrmO — protein: MEIKLIPIATVKNSRTEPIDDHWETIIAEIELVDHIPTEALENISDFSHLEIIYYFDKVKTDDIVFSGRPRGNPNYPLVGILGQRKKDRPNTIGLCTVELLEHNGRTIKVKYLDAIDGTPILDIKPVFKEFQPKTEIKQPIWVADLMKNYWK